In one window of Oceanococcus sp. HetDA_MAG_MS8 DNA:
- the mnmA gene encoding tRNA 2-thiouridine(34) synthase MnmA, protein MSSAHVIVGLSGGVDSAVSAALLLEQGHHVEGLFMRNWSEDDAYCSAAEDYASAQSVADQLGIVLHKADFSAAYRERVFAHFLAEYKAGRTPSPDLLCNREIKFGDFAQHARALGAQHIATGHYARIEHLADKSLLCQAADPNKDQTYFLAATPGSALRDVLFPLGDYTKPQVRDMAAERGLHNHQRKDSTGVCFIGERPMRGFLQQYIASQPGPIVDDNGRRIASHDGVAYYTLGQRSGLGIGGVAGAREAPWYVVERRTSSNTLVVSQDREDPRLTHRQLRLGQSYWVNEAPTNGDEVQFRVRHRQALQWARLEKAPKHWLLHSEEPVWAAAEGQYAVIYSGRVCLGCAVIEGATTP, encoded by the coding sequence ATGTCGTCAGCGCATGTCATTGTAGGGTTGTCCGGGGGAGTGGACTCTGCCGTGAGCGCCGCGTTATTGCTGGAGCAAGGCCATCATGTTGAAGGCCTGTTCATGCGTAACTGGAGTGAAGATGATGCCTATTGCAGCGCCGCGGAGGACTATGCCAGCGCGCAATCGGTTGCAGACCAACTTGGCATCGTGTTGCACAAAGCCGACTTCTCAGCGGCCTACAGAGAGCGAGTCTTCGCGCATTTTCTCGCCGAGTACAAGGCTGGACGCACGCCCTCACCTGACCTGCTCTGTAACCGAGAAATAAAGTTTGGCGATTTTGCCCAGCATGCCCGTGCCCTGGGTGCCCAGCATATTGCCACCGGACACTACGCCCGCATAGAACATCTGGCGGACAAAAGCCTGCTCTGCCAGGCCGCCGACCCCAACAAGGATCAGACCTATTTCTTGGCTGCGACTCCTGGGTCGGCACTGCGTGATGTGCTTTTCCCGCTGGGCGATTACACCAAGCCCCAAGTGCGCGATATGGCGGCCGAGCGCGGGCTGCATAATCATCAGCGCAAGGATTCCACCGGCGTATGCTTCATCGGTGAGCGGCCCATGCGCGGCTTCCTACAACAGTACATTGCCAGCCAGCCTGGCCCTATTGTGGATGACAATGGCCGCCGCATAGCCTCCCATGATGGCGTGGCCTATTACACCCTGGGCCAGCGCTCTGGGCTAGGTATAGGCGGCGTCGCCGGCGCCCGCGAAGCGCCTTGGTACGTGGTTGAAAGACGCACCAGTTCCAACACCTTGGTCGTCAGCCAGGACCGCGAAGACCCCAGGCTCACCCACCGCCAACTCAGGTTGGGACAAAGCTATTGGGTGAATGAGGCGCCAACCAATGGTGACGAGGTTCAGTTCCGGGTGCGCCACCGTCAAGCTCTGCAATGGGCCCGGCTGGAAAAGGCCCCTAAGCATTGGCTTTTGCACAGCGAAGAGCCGGTATGGGCGGCAGCCGAGGGCCAATATGCGGTGATCTACTCTGGACGGGTCTGCTTGGGCTGCGCCGTCATCGAAGGGGCCACCACTCCCTAG
- the acnA gene encoding aconitate hydratase AcnA codes for MTDSFKARSQLQVGDQSYDYYRLGAVASDAQLDRLPYSLKVLLENLVRHEDGVNITKDDIQAVVDWEAKAEPTQEIAFTPARVILQDFTGVPCVVDLAAMRDAMKALGGDATKINPQVPVELVIDHSVQVDKAGTPDALDLNAQIEFKRNEERYGFMRWGQTAFDNFKVVPPGTGIVHQVNIEYLARVIFGKESGNVAYPDTVVGTDSHTTMVNGIGVLGWGVGGIEAEAAMLGQPVTMLIPQVVGFRLTGKLPEGATATDLVLTVTQMLRAQGVVGKFVEFFGDGLADLPLADRATIANMAPEYGATCGIFPVDGETIRYLELTGRDPDELALVEAYARANKLWREDGQAEADYTAVLELDLSTVQPSLAGPKRPQDRVLLSDMQACYAKHSQTLIAERDAKSAEEARFEDEGGDTAVGATTTRGVADVKTEKGQFTLTDGDVVIAAITSCTNTSNPAVLVAAGLVARNAVARGLKVKPWVKTSLAPGSQVVTDYLIKAGLMDDLEALGFHVVGYGCTTCIGNSGPLDPAISQAIQDNDLIATSVLSGNRNFEGRVHADVQMNFLASPPLVVAYALAGTVNKDLVSEAIGTDADGQPVYLKDVWPSNAEIADTVAASLNADMFKSRYGDVYTGDERWKGLSIPEGKIYEWDDSSTYVQNPPYFEGMSMDLDEVTPISGARCLAKLGDSITTDHISPAGAIKPDSDAGQYLNSKGVQAADFNSLGSRRGNHEVMMRGTFANIRLRNQLAPGTEGGWTKHQPSGEQMTIYTAAMKYRDEGTPLVVLAGKEYGTGSSRDWAAKGTILLGVKAVITESFERIHRSNLVGMGVLPLNFVDGESAESLGLDGTESFDIIGLERGAKTVTVKATKEDGSTQEFQAKVRIDTPKEWDYYQHGGILQYVIRQLAA; via the coding sequence ATGACGGACAGTTTCAAAGCACGCAGCCAACTCCAGGTTGGCGATCAAAGCTACGACTACTACCGACTGGGGGCCGTTGCCAGCGACGCCCAACTTGACCGGCTGCCCTACTCGCTCAAAGTTCTGCTGGAAAATTTGGTGCGCCACGAGGATGGCGTCAACATCACCAAAGACGATATTCAAGCCGTGGTGGATTGGGAGGCCAAAGCCGAACCCACGCAAGAAATTGCCTTTACTCCGGCGCGAGTCATCTTGCAGGACTTCACTGGAGTGCCCTGCGTGGTTGACCTCGCCGCTATGCGCGATGCCATGAAGGCCTTGGGCGGCGATGCCACCAAGATAAACCCTCAGGTGCCCGTTGAATTGGTCATCGACCATTCCGTACAAGTGGACAAGGCCGGCACCCCGGATGCCTTGGACCTCAACGCGCAAATTGAATTTAAACGCAATGAAGAGCGCTACGGCTTCATGCGGTGGGGCCAGACGGCCTTCGATAACTTCAAGGTGGTGCCACCGGGCACTGGCATCGTCCACCAGGTCAATATCGAGTACCTAGCACGGGTGATCTTCGGCAAAGAATCCGGAAACGTGGCCTACCCCGACACCGTGGTCGGAACCGACTCCCACACCACCATGGTCAATGGCATCGGCGTTCTGGGTTGGGGCGTTGGTGGTATTGAAGCCGAGGCGGCCATGCTCGGTCAGCCGGTTACCATGCTCATTCCGCAGGTGGTGGGCTTCAGGCTCACCGGCAAATTGCCCGAAGGCGCCACGGCCACCGACCTCGTGCTCACCGTCACGCAAATGCTGCGCGCACAAGGCGTGGTTGGAAAGTTTGTAGAGTTTTTCGGCGATGGCTTGGCCGACCTACCCCTGGCCGACCGCGCCACCATCGCCAATATGGCGCCGGAGTACGGAGCAACATGCGGGATATTCCCGGTGGACGGCGAAACCATTCGCTACCTAGAACTGACCGGCCGCGACCCAGACGAGCTTGCACTGGTGGAAGCCTACGCCAGAGCCAACAAACTCTGGCGTGAAGACGGCCAAGCCGAGGCCGATTACACCGCCGTACTCGAGCTCGACCTGTCCACAGTACAACCTTCATTAGCAGGCCCCAAACGTCCGCAGGACCGAGTTCTGCTCAGCGATATGCAGGCATGCTATGCCAAGCATTCCCAAACTCTCATTGCCGAGCGCGATGCCAAGTCTGCTGAAGAAGCACGGTTTGAAGACGAAGGTGGTGATACGGCTGTAGGAGCAACCACCACCCGTGGCGTCGCCGATGTAAAAACCGAAAAAGGTCAGTTCACGCTAACGGACGGTGATGTGGTGATTGCCGCCATCACCTCCTGCACCAACACATCTAACCCCGCTGTCCTAGTTGCTGCTGGCCTGGTTGCTCGCAATGCTGTAGCTCGTGGGTTGAAAGTGAAGCCCTGGGTGAAGACCTCGCTGGCACCTGGCTCGCAGGTGGTCACCGACTATTTGATCAAAGCCGGTCTCATGGATGACCTAGAGGCGCTGGGTTTCCACGTGGTGGGCTATGGATGCACCACTTGCATTGGCAACTCCGGCCCGCTGGACCCGGCCATCTCACAGGCCATCCAAGATAACGATCTCATTGCCACTTCAGTGCTGTCTGGTAACCGCAACTTCGAAGGCCGGGTGCACGCCGATGTGCAGATGAACTTCCTGGCCTCGCCGCCCTTGGTCGTGGCCTACGCTCTCGCTGGCACCGTGAACAAAGACTTGGTAAGCGAAGCCATTGGCACCGATGCCGACGGTCAACCCGTTTACCTCAAAGATGTATGGCCTAGCAACGCCGAAATTGCCGATACGGTCGCAGCCAGCCTGAACGCCGACATGTTCAAGTCTCGCTATGGCGACGTGTACACCGGTGATGAGCGCTGGAAAGGCTTGAGCATCCCCGAAGGCAAAATCTACGAGTGGGATGACAGTTCCACCTATGTTCAAAACCCGCCCTACTTCGAGGGGATGAGCATGGATCTGGACGAGGTCACTCCAATTTCCGGGGCACGATGCCTGGCCAAACTGGGTGACTCCATCACCACAGACCATATCTCCCCGGCTGGCGCCATCAAGCCAGACTCGGATGCTGGCCAGTACTTGAACTCCAAAGGTGTGCAAGCGGCCGACTTCAACTCATTGGGGTCGCGTCGCGGCAACCATGAGGTGATGATGCGCGGCACCTTTGCGAATATTCGCCTGCGTAATCAATTAGCCCCTGGCACCGAGGGGGGCTGGACCAAGCATCAGCCCTCGGGCGAGCAGATGACCATCTATACCGCGGCCATGAAATACCGCGACGAGGGTACGCCCTTGGTGGTGCTGGCTGGCAAGGAATATGGCACGGGCTCGTCCCGTGACTGGGCGGCCAAAGGCACGATTTTGTTGGGTGTGAAAGCCGTCATCACCGAGTCCTTCGAACGCATTCACCGCTCTAACCTCGTGGGCATGGGCGTTTTGCCCTTGAATTTCGTGGATGGCGAGAGCGCCGAGAGCCTAGGGCTGGACGGCACGGAGTCCTTCGACATTATCGGCCTAGAGCGAGGCGCTAAGACGGTGACCGTGAAAGCCACCAAAGAGGATGGCAGCACGCAGGAATTCCAGGCCAAGGTGCGTATAGATACGCCCAAGGAGTGGGATTACTACCAACATGGCGGTATTCTGCAATACGTCATCCGCCAACTAGCGGCCTAA
- the gspI gene encoding type II secretion system minor pseudopilin GspI, producing MRTRVGVNQGFTLIEVLAALAVLALAMGASLSAASFYSSSTRGLEDRMLAGWLAHNRMVETFLEPTWPGTGRREDFAVLAEQEWEVEREVEETPDPFIRRVTIRVRHRREEEGWLVTRSAFLAEPAAPLANVPNTPGQNSPTQNNGLPSRFGP from the coding sequence ATGAGGACTCGGGTTGGCGTCAATCAGGGCTTTACCCTTATCGAGGTGCTTGCCGCTTTGGCGGTGCTGGCCTTGGCTATGGGCGCATCATTGTCAGCCGCCAGTTTTTACAGCTCCAGCACACGCGGCCTGGAAGATCGCATGCTGGCAGGCTGGCTTGCCCACAACCGTATGGTGGAAACCTTCCTCGAGCCGACCTGGCCTGGAACCGGCCGCCGCGAGGACTTCGCGGTACTCGCCGAACAGGAATGGGAAGTGGAGCGTGAGGTGGAAGAAACGCCGGATCCCTTCATTCGGCGGGTGACCATTCGCGTCCGCCATCGTCGCGAGGAAGAAGGATGGCTAGTGACCCGGTCGGCCTTTCTTGCAGAGCCTGCGGCTCCTTTGGCCAATGTTCCGAACACGCCTGGGCAGAACTCACCCACACAAAACAACGGCTTACCTTCGAGGTTTGGGCCATGA
- the gspG gene encoding type II secretion system major pseudopilin GspG: protein MSHSQRSQSGFTLIEIMVVVVILAILAAAVVPRIMGRPDEARITKAKQDIRALESALELYRLDNFNYPSTQQGLDALVRQPSGDPPARNWKSGGYVKTLPKDPWGNDYQYLSPGVRGEVDIYSLGADGRPGGVEAAADIGNWGENPR from the coding sequence ATGTCGCACTCACAGCGTTCACAATCTGGCTTCACCTTGATCGAAATCATGGTGGTGGTCGTGATCTTGGCCATTCTGGCCGCAGCCGTCGTTCCGCGCATCATGGGTCGCCCCGATGAAGCGCGGATCACGAAAGCCAAACAGGATATCCGCGCCTTAGAAAGCGCGCTGGAGCTGTACCGGCTGGACAACTTCAACTACCCCAGCACCCAACAGGGTTTGGATGCGCTGGTGCGTCAACCATCCGGTGACCCACCCGCGCGGAATTGGAAAAGTGGTGGCTACGTCAAAACCTTGCCTAAAGACCCCTGGGGCAATGACTACCAATACCTGAGCCCTGGCGTACGCGGCGAAGTCGATATTTACTCGCTTGGCGCTGATGGCCGCCCAGGGGGAGTTGAAGCCGCAGCGGATATTGGCAACTGGGGCGAAAACCCGCGCTAA
- a CDS encoding ParA family protein has protein sequence MRRVVFNQKGGVGKTTIVCNLAALAAQRGLKTLVIDLDVQGNATQHLLGDTPYDTDVAKFFDGTLRFGLGDSGLDKCTVASPIPNLDVAPASAELDHLVAKLEARQKVYKLRQALDKLGEYDAVFMDTPPALNFYSRAALIAADQVLIPFDCDEFARQALYTLLDNIAEIQADHNEALNVEGIIVNQFNPQARLPKQMLEQLREEGLRVLEPALNASVKIKESHEAHQPLVRYSPKHKVAEQFAQLFETLVPS, from the coding sequence ATGCGGCGCGTGGTGTTCAATCAAAAAGGCGGCGTGGGTAAAACCACCATTGTTTGCAACCTTGCCGCATTGGCCGCTCAGCGTGGCCTTAAAACCCTAGTCATCGATCTGGATGTGCAGGGCAACGCCACCCAACATCTTTTGGGTGACACCCCCTATGACACCGACGTGGCCAAATTTTTTGATGGCACCTTACGCTTCGGCTTGGGCGACTCCGGCCTGGATAAGTGCACGGTTGCCTCACCCATACCCAACCTTGATGTCGCCCCTGCATCTGCCGAACTGGACCATCTGGTAGCCAAATTGGAGGCTCGGCAGAAGGTCTACAAACTGCGCCAAGCCCTGGATAAGCTGGGAGAGTACGACGCGGTCTTTATGGATACCCCACCGGCCTTGAATTTTTATTCCCGCGCCGCGTTGATTGCCGCCGACCAGGTACTCATTCCCTTTGACTGCGATGAGTTCGCCCGCCAGGCCTTGTATACGCTGCTGGACAACATCGCTGAAATTCAGGCCGACCATAACGAGGCCCTGAACGTTGAAGGCATTATCGTGAACCAGTTCAACCCTCAGGCCCGCCTGCCCAAGCAAATGCTAGAGCAGTTGCGCGAGGAAGGCTTAAGGGTGCTTGAACCAGCGCTGAATGCCTCGGTTAAAATTAAGGAATCGCATGAAGCGCATCAACCTTTGGTGCGTTACTCCCCCAAACACAAGGTGGCAGAGCAGTTTGCTCAGCTGTTTGAGACCTTGGTACCGTCCTAA
- a CDS encoding type II secretion system protein M yields MLDWWLQRAPREQAILAAGGGVLLLLLVYLFAWEPAYASLQRNLAARNEARELATWLREIQPRVASLPRSGGSRSSNRSMLATVDQSAKSSGLGSRVNRIQPEGDKTVQVWIENAPLSSILQWIQTLHDQHGIRVSNFSLDRGKASGTGDARMTLERS; encoded by the coding sequence ATGCTGGATTGGTGGTTACAGCGCGCGCCCAGAGAGCAGGCCATTCTTGCGGCCGGCGGCGGCGTCTTGCTGCTGTTGCTCGTCTATTTATTCGCCTGGGAGCCAGCCTACGCCAGCTTGCAGCGCAACTTGGCTGCCCGCAATGAAGCCCGTGAACTCGCCACATGGCTGCGCGAAATACAGCCTCGTGTTGCTAGCCTGCCCCGTAGCGGCGGCAGCCGATCTAGCAACCGTTCTATGTTGGCCACGGTGGATCAGAGTGCCAAGAGCAGCGGCCTGGGCTCGCGGGTCAACCGCATTCAGCCAGAGGGAGACAAAACGGTGCAGGTCTGGATTGAGAATGCGCCACTGAGCAGCATCTTGCAGTGGATCCAAACCTTGCATGACCAACATGGGATTCGAGTGAGTAATTTCAGCTTGGACCGTGGCAAAGCCTCGGGTACTGGTGATGCGCGTATGACTTTGGAGCGTTCCTAA
- the rrtA gene encoding rhombosortase translates to MGRMIPTLQLSGTSRFCLLMGLVIVLAQSGGQAALELLRWDRAALAEFDWWRLWTGHLIHASWPHVGLNLMGLVLIAWLFPEPRTLLEQFLRFAWLALFISLAMFSLPGLGWYVGLSGVLHGSFVFGLWWLWRSGDRLALLLLLGLLFKLGWEHFQGPLTSDEDLVGVPVLTQAHSFGAIGAGIWLLVQAAMNSCIQGDSST, encoded by the coding sequence ATGGGACGAATGATACCGACACTGCAACTCTCCGGCACCAGCCGGTTTTGTTTGTTGATGGGCTTGGTCATTGTTTTGGCCCAAAGTGGAGGGCAGGCCGCCTTGGAATTACTGCGCTGGGACCGCGCTGCTTTGGCAGAGTTCGATTGGTGGCGGCTCTGGACGGGGCACCTTATCCATGCCAGCTGGCCGCACGTGGGCTTGAACCTTATGGGGCTAGTGCTTATTGCTTGGTTGTTTCCGGAACCTCGAACGCTGCTTGAGCAGTTTTTGCGCTTTGCATGGTTGGCGCTATTTATCAGCCTGGCGATGTTCAGCCTGCCGGGTTTGGGTTGGTACGTGGGCTTGTCCGGGGTGCTGCATGGAAGTTTCGTCTTTGGTCTGTGGTGGTTGTGGCGCAGTGGAGATCGGTTAGCCTTGCTGCTGCTGCTGGGCTTGCTCTTCAAGCTGGGTTGGGAACATTTTCAGGGGCCGTTGACCAGCGATGAGGACTTGGTAGGCGTTCCGGTATTAACCCAGGCACATAGCTTTGGCGCTATTGGCGCCGGTATTTGGCTGTTGGTCCAGGCGGCTATGAATTCATGCATACAGGGAGATTCATCGACATGA
- the gspK gene encoding type II secretion system minor pseudopilin GspK, with product MTMLPSTQRQQGVALLTAVMVVALASTLVAGLMVTQNLSIHRAANMRSIDAAWWYLVGLEEWAGTILRRDAEANQVDNLNEPWAQTIDFLPVDEGVLSGQLVDLNGRFNLNSLGKPLNQNPNQAPGTPAPAEEMEIFNRLLQAIPELRNQPIADLGSKIADWVDADANPRFPGGAEDETYMGMTPPRRAANQLLTSVTELRAIAGVTPEIYAALLPHVAVLPTTNLSINVNTATPAVLQSLAAGVSPAEIEGLLVQRQNQPWEDAQAFSAEPAFAGRALASGLSVTSEWFEARGTADIDGVRLELVSRIQRGSDNKARVVARSRAPL from the coding sequence ATGACGATGCTGCCTTCGACCCAGCGCCAGCAAGGCGTAGCCTTGCTCACGGCCGTCATGGTGGTTGCCTTGGCCAGCACCCTGGTGGCCGGGCTAATGGTCACCCAGAACTTAAGTATTCACCGCGCTGCCAACATGCGTAGCATCGACGCGGCATGGTGGTACTTGGTCGGCCTAGAGGAATGGGCCGGCACCATCCTACGGCGAGATGCCGAGGCTAATCAGGTCGATAATCTCAACGAGCCCTGGGCTCAGACCATTGATTTCTTGCCGGTGGATGAGGGGGTGCTTTCCGGGCAATTGGTGGACCTTAATGGCCGATTCAACCTCAACAGCCTGGGCAAGCCCCTGAACCAAAATCCTAATCAAGCGCCTGGCACTCCGGCCCCTGCCGAAGAGATGGAAATCTTTAACCGCCTGCTGCAGGCGATTCCTGAGCTACGCAACCAACCCATTGCGGACTTGGGCAGCAAAATCGCAGACTGGGTGGACGCGGACGCTAACCCACGCTTTCCAGGCGGGGCCGAAGACGAAACCTACATGGGCATGACGCCTCCGCGCCGGGCCGCCAACCAACTGCTGACCAGCGTCACCGAGCTGCGCGCAATCGCTGGAGTCACGCCTGAAATTTACGCGGCCTTGCTGCCCCATGTTGCAGTACTGCCCACCACCAATCTCAGTATTAATGTCAACACCGCAACCCCGGCGGTTTTGCAAAGCCTGGCCGCTGGGGTGTCTCCTGCCGAAATCGAAGGTTTACTGGTGCAGCGCCAAAACCAACCCTGGGAAGATGCGCAAGCTTTTTCCGCAGAACCTGCCTTCGCGGGTCGCGCACTGGCCAGTGGACTGAGTGTGACGTCGGAGTGGTTTGAGGCCCGCGGCACCGCCGACATAGATGGGGTTCGGTTAGAACTGGTGAGTCGTATCCAGCGCGGATCGGATAATAAAGCCCGCGTGGTTGCCCGCAGCCGGGCGCCCTTGTAG
- the gspJ gene encoding type II secretion system minor pseudopilin GspJ, whose protein sequence is MKRDQGLRSQTGFTLIELVAALSIFALLSVMAYGGLNSIIRVRQGVGAAQERMTQWQKGVYRLRADLESAVNRPVRDDFGDFQPSLYLNPRGGLEWTRAGRRNPLQQPRSGLERVEYILQDDALFRRVWTNTERTQGDEGLAYPVIEGVREWAVRFLGTQGNAGNADAWQPQWPPLSIQDPLQAGLPRAVEVVLITEHYGEVRLLFGLSGA, encoded by the coding sequence ATGAAGCGGGACCAAGGCTTGCGCTCACAAACCGGCTTCACGCTCATTGAGCTAGTTGCGGCCCTATCCATCTTTGCCCTGCTCTCTGTTATGGCCTATGGCGGCCTGAACTCAATCATTCGCGTCCGCCAAGGGGTGGGCGCTGCGCAAGAGCGCATGACCCAGTGGCAAAAAGGGGTGTACCGCCTGCGCGCCGACTTGGAATCGGCGGTGAATCGCCCCGTACGCGATGACTTTGGAGATTTTCAGCCCTCGCTCTATCTCAACCCTCGTGGCGGACTGGAGTGGACCCGTGCCGGCCGTCGTAACCCATTGCAGCAGCCGCGCAGTGGTCTTGAGCGTGTGGAGTACATCCTGCAGGACGACGCATTGTTTCGGCGCGTCTGGACAAATACCGAACGCACTCAAGGGGATGAAGGCTTGGCCTATCCCGTCATCGAAGGGGTTCGCGAATGGGCCGTGCGGTTTTTGGGCACCCAAGGCAATGCAGGCAACGCTGATGCTTGGCAACCTCAGTGGCCGCCTCTCAGTATTCAGGATCCGTTGCAGGCTGGCCTGCCGCGCGCCGTAGAGGTGGTACTCATTACCGAGCATTACGGCGAGGTTCGGCTGCTGTTTGGACTGAGCGGAGCATGA
- the gspN gene encoding type II secretion system protein N → MRIALGCLIVFLGFISGLVLFAPANKVFGLVQNAIPNNVEVVSPQGRLLSGKAESLAINNQVMLQPVFWQLDPLGLLLGRGSLRFNGELLGLRRAHGKVNASLLGTGKVRFQDLHLSCGISDCMKLTKLRFSPVNGEVLLDIDTAQLDIADPRPQLKQLQGTVRLRNMQWTLLKPALDLGEFVADLSTDDAGVLRGAIRDQDATVKAQGNVSLDPQGQYNLELSVQPTPDTPAMITNGIKTMGRPNSQGQYQLSYKGRVPGW, encoded by the coding sequence ATGCGTATCGCTCTCGGGTGCCTGATCGTTTTCTTGGGCTTCATCTCCGGTTTGGTGCTCTTCGCACCCGCAAACAAAGTGTTCGGATTAGTACAAAACGCCATTCCGAACAACGTTGAAGTGGTTTCACCGCAGGGCCGTTTGCTCAGCGGCAAAGCAGAAAGTCTTGCCATAAATAATCAGGTGATGCTGCAACCTGTTTTTTGGCAACTGGATCCATTAGGCCTACTCCTTGGCAGAGGAAGTTTGCGTTTTAATGGAGAGCTGCTCGGCTTGCGACGCGCTCATGGCAAAGTCAATGCCTCCCTGCTCGGCACAGGCAAAGTGCGGTTCCAGGACCTTCATCTGAGCTGTGGCATTAGTGACTGCATGAAGCTCACAAAGCTCCGCTTCAGTCCAGTCAACGGAGAGGTGCTGTTAGATATTGACACTGCGCAGTTGGATATCGCCGACCCTCGACCACAGCTCAAACAACTGCAGGGCACAGTGCGCCTTAGGAACATGCAATGGACCCTGCTGAAACCTGCACTCGACCTCGGTGAGTTTGTAGCAGACCTATCCACTGACGACGCGGGCGTTTTACGTGGCGCCATTCGCGATCAGGACGCCACGGTCAAAGCCCAAGGCAATGTCAGCCTCGACCCACAAGGGCAGTACAACTTGGAGCTGAGCGTACAGCCCACACCGGATACGCCCGCGATGATTACTAACGGAATTAAGACCATGGGCCGGCCGAACAGTCAGGGTCAGTATCAGCTGAGTTATAAAGGCCGAGTCCCCGGCTGGTAG
- the gspH gene encoding type II secretion system minor pseudopilin GspH produces the protein MRPGLKARQRAFTLIEVLVVVFIIGVILGFASLSLGGRSLDDQLQQEARRLQQVLQIAGEDAIFTTTEIGLQLLPEGYVFVVPGDPNWVPIERQRSPLRAHRFEIPARLTISQASLGNLGQTADEDEQLPAVLFLSSGEVTPFELELSAPGADDLYRIQGRIDGLIQMRRERVDT, from the coding sequence ATGCGGCCTGGACTCAAGGCGCGGCAGCGCGCCTTTACGCTTATTGAAGTCCTGGTTGTTGTTTTCATCATCGGGGTTATTTTGGGCTTTGCGTCCCTCTCTTTAGGAGGACGCTCCTTGGATGACCAACTTCAGCAAGAAGCGCGGCGACTACAACAGGTTCTGCAAATCGCCGGCGAAGACGCCATCTTCACCACGACGGAGATCGGTCTGCAGCTGCTACCAGAAGGTTATGTCTTCGTCGTCCCTGGCGACCCGAACTGGGTGCCTATCGAGCGCCAGCGCTCGCCCTTGCGTGCGCATCGCTTCGAAATCCCTGCCCGGCTGACTATTTCCCAAGCCAGTCTGGGCAATTTGGGACAAACAGCCGATGAAGATGAACAGCTTCCGGCAGTATTGTTCTTGTCCAGTGGTGAGGTCACTCCCTTTGAGTTGGAGCTGAGTGCGCCCGGCGCCGACGATCTATATCGCATCCAAGGCCGCATTGACGGTTTAATTCAAATGCGCCGGGAACGAGTCGACACATGA